In a single window of the Thiohalophilus sp. genome:
- a CDS encoding DUF721 domain-containing protein, with amino-acid sequence MNTPRPLYKLLHGEKTRLADLVTTTRQLRRLNQHLLAVLAAPLTDHCQVARYDTEQLIIQVDSPVWASRLRYYVPTLLQELKQNIPDLQGLKSIKIHVAPATPTPVEKPPDKREITPAASRNIQAMAEAIDDPVLREALQRLSRPRRTGDK; translated from the coding sequence ATGAATACTCCCAGACCATTGTACAAGCTCCTGCACGGAGAAAAGACCCGGCTTGCGGACCTGGTCACAACCACCCGCCAGTTGCGGCGACTCAATCAGCATCTGTTAGCGGTGCTCGCTGCGCCGCTGACGGATCATTGCCAGGTGGCCCGCTATGATACCGAACAACTGATTATCCAGGTGGACTCACCGGTCTGGGCGTCGCGTTTGCGTTATTACGTTCCCACCCTGCTGCAAGAGCTTAAGCAAAATATCCCTGATTTACAAGGACTTAAATCCATAAAAATCCATGTCGCCCCGGCCACGCCGACGCCGGTCGAAAAGCCCCCGGACAAACGCGAGATTACCCCCGCCGCCAGCCGAAATATCCAGGCCATGGCCGAGGCCATTGACGATCCCGTCCTGCGCGAGGCCCTGCAACGATTAAGTCGGCCCCGTCGGACCGGGGATAAATAA